GAGACCAGGGGTAGCAATGGCTGAAAAGGAAGTTCTCCTGACACGGGAAGGTTTGGAAAAGTTGGAAGGGGAGTTGGATTATCTCATACGAGTAAGACGTCGCGAGGTAGCCGAACGGATCAAAGAAGCACTGGGATTTGGGGATATCAGTGAGAATTCGGAATATGATGCGGCCAAGGATGAACAGGCCCAGGTAGAGGCCAGAATCTCTAAGATTCGTGGTATTCTGCGCAATGCAGTACTCATCAACAACGACGAAGATGATGATACTGAGGAAGTAAAGGTAGGCTATACGGTTGTAGTCAAGGAGCTAGGCACCGGGAAAGAGTGGAGGTACAAGGTCGTGGGTTCAGCAGAGGCGGATCCATCGAATCATCGTATTTCCAATGAATCCCCTGTAGGCCGTGCTTTGCTTGGGAAAACCATTGGAGACCAGGTGGCGGTAACAGTGCCAGCTGGTGTTTTGCATTTCGAGATTCTGG
The sequence above is a segment of the Limnochordia bacterium genome. Coding sequences within it:
- the greA gene encoding transcription elongation factor GreA encodes the protein MAEKEVLLTREGLEKLEGELDYLIRVRRREVAERIKEALGFGDISENSEYDAAKDEQAQVEARISKIRGILRNAVLINNDEDDDTEEVKVGYTVVVKELGTGKEWRYKVVGSAEADPSNHRISNESPVGRALLGKTIGDQVAVTVPAGVLHFEILDINK